One region of Polynucleobacter sp. Adler-ghost genomic DNA includes:
- a CDS encoding ParA family protein has protein sequence MAKIFCIANQKGGVGKTTTAVNLAAGLAGHRQRVLLVDLDPQGNATMGSGIEKADLSSTVYQVLIGLSSVKESAVPCESSGYDVLPANRDLAGAEIELVDLDSREQRLKDALALVANDYDFILIDCPPALSLLTLNGLCAANGVIVPMQCEYFALEGLSDLVNTIKQVHANLNPDLVIIGLLRVMFDPRMTLQQQVSDQLLEHFGDKVFKSIIPRNVRLAEAPSYGLPGVAFDRSSRGAKAYLDFGAEMIERIKQM, from the coding sequence ATGGCCAAAATATTTTGTATTGCAAACCAAAAAGGCGGTGTAGGAAAAACTACTACCGCTGTTAATTTGGCTGCTGGTTTAGCTGGACATCGGCAACGTGTTTTATTGGTGGATTTAGATCCACAGGGCAATGCGACGATGGGGTCTGGAATTGAAAAAGCAGACCTCAGTAGCACGGTATATCAAGTGCTGATTGGTCTTTCGTCTGTAAAAGAATCCGCAGTGCCTTGCGAGAGCTCTGGATACGATGTGTTGCCGGCAAACCGAGACTTGGCAGGCGCAGAAATTGAGTTAGTAGATTTAGACTCACGCGAACAAAGACTGAAGGATGCGCTCGCGCTTGTTGCGAATGACTATGACTTTATTTTGATTGACTGTCCCCCAGCACTATCTTTGTTAACGCTCAATGGATTGTGTGCAGCGAACGGTGTGATTGTGCCAATGCAATGTGAATATTTTGCATTGGAAGGCCTGTCAGATTTAGTAAACACGATTAAGCAGGTCCACGCAAACTTAAATCCTGATTTGGTGATCATTGGCCTATTGCGTGTGATGTTTGATCCGCGCATGACTTTGCAACAACAAGTTTCTGATCAATTACTTGAACACTTTGGCGATAAAGTATTTAAGAGCATCATCCCCCGCAACGTCCGCTTGGCTGAAGCCCCGTCCTATGGGCTTCCTGGGGTGGCGTTTGATAGATCATCGCGTGGCGCAAAAGCCTACTTAGACTTTGGTGCCGAGATGATTGAGCGCATTAAGCAAATGTAA
- a CDS encoding F0F1 ATP synthase subunit B encodes MNLNATLFAQMIVFFVLWWVVARFVWPPLVKALDERSSKIADGLASAERGKEALALASNEAEQELTKARQEGVQRVAEAEKRAQMSAEEIRANAQAEAARIISQAKQDADQQVTRAREVLRAEVAVLAVKGAEQILRREVDAKVHSTLLDQLKAEL; translated from the coding sequence GTGAATCTGAACGCGACCCTATTCGCGCAAATGATCGTTTTCTTCGTCTTATGGTGGGTTGTTGCACGCTTCGTGTGGCCGCCGCTAGTTAAGGCGTTAGATGAGCGTTCAAGCAAAATTGCTGATGGCTTGGCATCTGCCGAGCGCGGTAAAGAAGCGCTCGCATTGGCAAGTAATGAAGCCGAGCAAGAATTAACTAAAGCACGCCAAGAGGGTGTGCAGCGTGTTGCCGAGGCAGAAAAACGCGCTCAAATGTCTGCGGAAGAAATTCGCGCAAACGCACAGGCTGAAGCTGCTCGCATCATCTCCCAAGCCAAACAAGATGCCGATCAACAAGTAACGCGCGCTCGCGAAGTACTGCGTGCTGAAGTAGCTGTGTTGGCCGTGAAAGGTGCAGAGCAAATTTTGCGTCGTGAGGTAGATGCAAAAGTCCACAGCACATTGCTTGATCAACTAAAGGCAGAACTTTGA
- the atpE gene encoding F0F1 ATP synthase subunit C → MQAFLANIQGLTAIGIGLIIGLGALGACLGIGLMGGKFIEGAARQPELINELQTKMFLLAGLIDAAFLIGVGVAMLFAFANPLLAVIK, encoded by the coding sequence ATGCAAGCATTCTTAGCCAACATCCAAGGACTAACCGCTATCGGTATTGGCCTCATCATCGGCCTCGGCGCATTGGGAGCCTGTTTGGGCATTGGCCTAATGGGCGGTAAGTTCATTGAGGGCGCTGCCCGTCAACCAGAACTGATCAATGAATTACAAACCAAAATGTTCCTTTTGGCTGGTTTGATCGACGCTGCGTTCTTGATCGGCGTTGGTGTTGCAATGTTGTTTGCTTTTGCAAACCCACTGCTCGCAGTTATTAAGTAA
- a CDS encoding F0F1 ATP synthase subunit delta: MAELATIARPYAEALFQSTKAAELATCLEQLNELAQLASLPEVAALSNNPKVSADDLSKLLSGMVKTKIDGKIASFLSLVNQNHRLSAIPEIAKQFEAMKNKSEGAAEVMITSAFPLEGSALNDLLSSLKKRFGGKELRPTIQVDPALIGGVRIQVGDEVMDSSVKAQLAQMQASLGA, translated from the coding sequence ATGGCTGAATTAGCCACAATTGCGCGGCCTTATGCTGAGGCACTATTCCAAAGCACTAAGGCTGCTGAGCTTGCCACATGTTTAGAGCAGTTAAATGAATTGGCTCAGTTAGCCTCCTTACCAGAAGTTGCCGCTTTATCAAATAATCCAAAAGTATCTGCGGATGATTTAAGTAAGCTTCTTTCTGGCATGGTGAAGACAAAGATTGACGGCAAAATCGCAAGCTTTTTGAGTCTTGTAAATCAAAACCACCGCTTATCAGCTATTCCTGAAATTGCTAAACAATTTGAGGCGATGAAGAATAAGAGCGAGGGTGCAGCAGAAGTAATGATTACTAGCGCATTCCCATTAGAGGGTTCTGCGCTGAATGATTTGTTGTCAAGTTTGAAGAAGCGCTTTGGGGGTAAAGAATTGCGCCCAACTATCCAAGTAGATCCTGCATTGATTGGCGGAGTTCGCATTCAGGTTGGTGATGAAGTGATGGATAGCTCTGTAAAAGCACAGTTAGCTCAAATGCAAGCAAGTCTTGGCGCATAA
- the atpG gene encoding F0F1 ATP synthase subunit gamma yields the protein MASTKEIRSKIKSVQNTRKITKAMEMVAASKMRRAQERMRNARPYAEKIREIVSNLSKANPEFRPAYMATREVKKIGTILVTTDKGLCGGLNTNVLRLIANQVRDMGGNSIEIAYTAIGSKGLQFLNRSKAKLISQTIQIGDTPHMDILIGAIKAQLEAFERGEIDAVYLAYTRFVNAMKQEPVLEKLLPLESVALTPEEKAGNSWDYIYEPDAESVLNGLLKRYVEAMIYQAVAENMASEQSARMVSMKAASDNAKNVIGELQLEYNKTRQAAITKELSEIVGGAAAV from the coding sequence ATGGCAAGCACAAAAGAGATACGATCTAAGATCAAGAGCGTGCAAAACACGCGCAAGATCACAAAAGCAATGGAAATGGTCGCAGCATCCAAGATGCGCCGCGCCCAAGAGCGCATGCGTAATGCGCGCCCATATGCCGAAAAAATTCGTGAAATTGTCTCCAATCTTTCTAAAGCAAATCCTGAGTTCCGCCCTGCTTACATGGCAACTCGTGAAGTGAAGAAAATTGGCACAATCTTGGTTACAACCGACAAAGGTTTGTGCGGAGGTTTAAATACCAACGTATTGCGTCTGATTGCAAACCAAGTGCGAGATATGGGCGGCAACAGTATTGAAATTGCATACACTGCAATTGGTTCAAAAGGTCTCCAGTTTTTAAATCGCTCTAAGGCAAAACTGATTTCTCAAACAATTCAGATTGGCGATACGCCACATATGGATATTTTGATTGGTGCAATTAAAGCCCAGTTAGAAGCGTTTGAGCGCGGTGAAATTGATGCAGTTTATCTGGCATATACCCGCTTTGTTAATGCAATGAAACAAGAGCCTGTTTTAGAAAAACTCTTACCTTTGGAGTCGGTCGCATTAACTCCAGAAGAGAAGGCAGGAAACTCTTGGGATTACATCTACGAGCCAGACGCAGAGTCTGTATTGAATGGCCTACTAAAGCGCTATGTAGAAGCAATGATTTATCAAGCTGTTGCTGAAAACATGGCTTCAGAACAATCTGCACGGATGGTCTCGATGAAGGCCGCCTCAGATAATGCGAAGAATGTAATCGGCGAATTGCAATTGGAATACAACAAAACACGACAGGCTGCTATTACTAAAGAGTTGTCAGAGATTGTTGGCGGAGCGGCTGCGGTTTAA
- a CDS encoding ParB/RepB/Spo0J family partition protein has product MVAIKKKGLGRGLEALLGDKAAKETNAEINRLPLSALQAGKYQPRQKMEVGALQELAESIREQGVMQPLLVRLVAPGKYEIIAGERRFRAATLAGLQEVPVLVSGANDQAAAAMALVENMQREDLNPLEESQGLARLIEEFGFTHEQAAKAVGKSRSAVTNLLRLNQLAKPVQAMLLAGDIDMGHARALLPLPGASQVALAQKIAAQGLSVREAERMATALALAGGQIGDKKTNTKVAGIAPSRDPDMRRLTQEIADLIGLSAEFKFKGKGGELRIRFSQFDELDSLLKKLGIQAD; this is encoded by the coding sequence ATGGTTGCAATCAAGAAAAAAGGTTTGGGTCGCGGCCTAGAGGCATTACTCGGCGACAAGGCAGCAAAAGAAACCAACGCTGAAATTAATCGTTTGCCATTAAGTGCATTACAGGCTGGCAAATATCAGCCACGTCAAAAAATGGAAGTGGGCGCACTGCAAGAGTTGGCAGAAAGTATTCGCGAGCAAGGTGTGATGCAACCCTTGTTGGTTCGTTTGGTTGCGCCAGGAAAATACGAAATCATTGCCGGCGAGCGCCGCTTTCGTGCGGCAACTTTGGCCGGTTTACAAGAGGTGCCTGTATTAGTTTCTGGCGCCAATGATCAGGCTGCCGCTGCAATGGCTTTAGTTGAGAATATGCAGCGCGAAGATTTGAATCCGCTTGAAGAGTCTCAAGGTCTTGCTAGGTTGATTGAAGAGTTTGGTTTTACGCATGAGCAAGCGGCGAAAGCGGTAGGTAAGTCACGTAGTGCCGTTACTAATTTATTGCGTTTAAATCAATTGGCAAAGCCAGTGCAAGCCATGCTCTTGGCGGGCGATATTGATATGGGCCACGCCCGCGCGCTATTGCCTTTGCCTGGGGCAAGCCAAGTCGCCTTGGCACAAAAAATTGCAGCCCAAGGCCTTTCCGTACGAGAGGCCGAAAGAATGGCTACCGCTCTAGCGCTCGCTGGCGGTCAAATTGGGGACAAAAAAACCAACACTAAAGTGGCGGGTATTGCACCCAGTCGTGATCCAGACATGCGCCGCTTGACCCAAGAAATTGCAGACTTGATAGGTTTAAGTGCGGAATTTAAGTTCAAGGGTAAAGGTGGCGAGCTCAGAATACGTTTTAGCCAATTTGATGAGCTAGATTCCCTGTTAAAAAAGCTGGGTATTCAGGCAGACTAA
- the atpA gene encoding F0F1 ATP synthase subunit alpha has protein sequence MQLNPSEISELIKSRISEMGVDSQLRNEGTVISVTDGICRVHGLSGVMQGEMLEFPNNTIGLALNLERDSVGAVVLGEYTHIKEGDPVKCTGRILEVPVGPELLGRVVNALGQPIDGKGPINTKLTDFIEKVAPGVIARQSVSQPVQTGLKAIDAMVPIGRGQRELIIGDRQTGKTAVAVDAIINQKGKNVYCVYVAIGQKASTIANVVRKLTELGAMEYTVVVAASASESAAMQYLSAYAGCTMGEYFRDRGEDALIVYDDLTKQAVAYRQISLLLRRPPGREAYPGDVFYLHSRLLERAARVSADYVEKFTNGSVKGKTGSLTALPIIETQAGDVSAFVPTNVISITDGQIFLETDLFNAGVRPAINAGISVSRVGGAAQTKVIKKLSGGIRTDLAQYRELAAFAQFASDLDEATRKQLERGRRVTELCKQAQYKPLQVWEMAASLYAVNNGYFDDLEVKNVLPFEKGLQDHLKSKYADLVGRIEETKDLSKDDEAALRAAIEDYKRSASF, from the coding sequence ATGCAACTCAACCCTTCCGAGATCAGTGAACTGATCAAAAGCCGAATTAGCGAAATGGGTGTTGACTCCCAGCTTCGCAACGAAGGCACTGTAATTTCAGTGACCGACGGTATTTGCCGTGTACATGGTTTATCTGGTGTTATGCAGGGCGAAATGTTGGAATTCCCTAACAACACAATCGGACTCGCGTTGAACCTTGAGCGTGATTCCGTTGGTGCAGTAGTGTTGGGTGAGTACACCCACATTAAAGAAGGTGATCCAGTTAAATGTACTGGCCGTATTTTGGAGGTACCAGTTGGACCCGAGCTCCTCGGTCGCGTTGTCAACGCACTAGGACAGCCAATTGATGGCAAAGGCCCAATCAACACGAAGTTAACTGACTTTATCGAAAAAGTTGCCCCAGGCGTTATTGCACGTCAATCCGTTAGCCAGCCAGTGCAAACTGGTTTGAAGGCGATTGATGCGATGGTTCCAATCGGTCGCGGCCAGCGCGAGTTGATCATTGGCGACCGCCAGACTGGTAAGACAGCTGTAGCGGTTGACGCGATCATTAACCAAAAAGGTAAAAACGTTTATTGCGTTTACGTTGCGATTGGTCAAAAAGCTTCCACGATTGCTAACGTTGTACGCAAGCTTACAGAATTAGGCGCAATGGAGTACACCGTTGTAGTTGCAGCAAGTGCTTCTGAGTCTGCAGCAATGCAATATCTCTCAGCATATGCTGGTTGCACAATGGGCGAATACTTCCGCGATCGTGGTGAAGATGCACTGATCGTTTATGACGACTTAACAAAACAAGCCGTTGCATACCGTCAGATTTCTTTACTCCTCCGCCGCCCACCAGGCCGCGAAGCTTACCCTGGCGATGTGTTCTATCTCCACTCCCGTTTGCTTGAGCGCGCTGCTCGTGTAAGCGCTGATTACGTTGAGAAATTTACAAACGGTTCAGTCAAAGGCAAGACAGGTTCATTGACCGCATTGCCAATTATCGAAACTCAAGCTGGTGACGTTTCTGCATTCGTACCAACCAACGTCATTTCGATTACCGACGGCCAGATCTTCTTGGAAACAGACTTGTTTAACGCTGGCGTACGCCCTGCGATTAATGCCGGTATTTCTGTTTCACGTGTTGGTGGTGCAGCCCAAACTAAAGTTATTAAGAAGCTGTCTGGCGGTATTCGTACCGACTTGGCACAGTATCGTGAATTGGCAGCGTTTGCACAGTTCGCTTCTGACCTTGACGAGGCAACTCGTAAGCAGTTAGAGCGCGGTCGCCGTGTTACTGAATTGTGTAAGCAGGCTCAGTACAAGCCTTTGCAGGTTTGGGAAATGGCTGCCTCACTTTATGCTGTGAATAACGGCTACTTTGATGACCTCGAAGTGAAGAACGTATTGCCATTCGAAAAAGGTTTGCAAGATCATTTGAAATCTAAATACGCTGATTTAGTTGGCCGTATTGAAGAGACTAAAGATTTGAGCAAGGATGACGAGGCCGCCTTACGTGCTGCAATTGAGGATTACAAGCGTTCAGCCTCTTTCTAA
- the atpB gene encoding F0F1 ATP synthase subunit A translates to MSSEVNAAAGAAHHAASQPLTPTAYIAEHLQNLNNIGGAQTSVIDFSIINLDTIFWTSLMGLITVFLLVLAARRASPGVPGRFQCLIEMLVEMVDNQTKSIVHGDRSFIAPLALFVFCWIILLNTLDLVPVDWIFGVNQFIGSFGVHIPHHKIVPTTDLNATFGLSFSVLLLVFFYSFKVKGLGGFLHELVSAPFGAKWYLAPFNLVLNIIEYIAKGVSLGMRLFGNMYAGELLFLLIALLGSMWTFNLDLYMLGFVGNVIAGSAWAIFHILVILLQAFIFMMLTLVYIGQAHSHH, encoded by the coding sequence ATGTCTAGCGAAGTCAACGCAGCAGCAGGGGCGGCCCATCATGCGGCCAGCCAACCGCTTACACCGACTGCTTATATTGCTGAGCACTTACAAAACCTCAATAATATCGGCGGGGCGCAAACCTCAGTTATTGATTTCAGCATCATTAATTTAGACACCATCTTTTGGACCTCTTTAATGGGGTTGATCACAGTTTTCCTATTGGTTCTTGCCGCCCGCAGGGCATCTCCCGGTGTTCCTGGCCGCTTTCAATGTTTAATTGAAATGTTGGTTGAGATGGTCGATAACCAGACAAAAAGCATTGTTCATGGCGATAGAAGCTTTATTGCCCCGCTGGCCCTGTTTGTTTTTTGCTGGATTATTCTTCTAAATACCTTGGACTTAGTGCCGGTAGATTGGATCTTCGGGGTTAATCAATTTATTGGTAGTTTCGGGGTTCATATTCCCCATCACAAGATAGTCCCTACTACCGACTTGAACGCCACCTTTGGCCTGTCATTTTCAGTGTTGTTGTTGGTGTTCTTCTATAGCTTCAAAGTAAAAGGCCTTGGAGGCTTTTTGCATGAGCTGGTTTCAGCACCCTTTGGCGCAAAGTGGTATTTGGCACCTTTTAACTTGGTTTTGAACATCATCGAATATATTGCTAAGGGCGTTTCCCTCGGCATGCGACTTTTCGGCAACATGTATGCAGGCGAACTACTGTTTTTGCTCATTGCCCTTTTGGGAAGCATGTGGACCTTTAACTTAGATTTATACATGCTTGGCTTCGTCGGCAATGTGATTGCAGGCTCAGCTTGGGCAATCTTTCACATCTTAGTTATTTTGTTGCAAGCATTTATTTTCATGATGTTGACCTTGGTTTACATTGGGCAAGCCCACAGTCACCATTAA
- a CDS encoding ATP synthase subunit I gives MNKEQPIPRHQWNEIDDDSYKALSKEEMDALRKAKPLNFRLLNSWWIVLSQVVLTLIIASACFVFSNQTDKSVYTYSALVGGLIGFLPSALFLVRLEAGKKNVKSGPGGYLAAVVSGEFIKILATVLLFIGFALKQPDLKWIPLLVTYLATLKCYLLVWFWK, from the coding sequence GTGAATAAAGAACAGCCCATTCCTAGGCATCAATGGAATGAAATTGACGATGACTCCTATAAAGCTCTGAGTAAAGAGGAAATGGATGCATTGCGTAAGGCAAAGCCGCTCAATTTTCGGTTATTGAATTCATGGTGGATCGTCTTAAGTCAGGTAGTACTAACCTTAATAATTGCTTCTGCCTGCTTTGTTTTTTCTAACCAGACTGACAAAAGCGTTTATACTTATTCGGCTTTGGTAGGCGGTTTGATTGGGTTTTTACCCTCAGCATTATTTTTGGTGCGCTTAGAGGCGGGAAAAAAGAATGTAAAATCAGGCCCTGGCGGATATTTGGCAGCAGTGGTTTCTGGCGAATTTATAAAAATTCTAGCAACCGTTCTCCTGTTTATTGGCTTTGCCTTAAAGCAACCTGATTTGAAATGGATTCCATTGCTTGTCACTTATTTGGCTACGCTCAAGTGTTATCTGCTAGTGTGGTTTTGGAAGTAA